Proteins from one Acropora muricata isolate sample 2 chromosome 9, ASM3666990v1, whole genome shotgun sequence genomic window:
- the LOC136929479 gene encoding uncharacterized protein — protein sequence MRLQSHEDCSPVLIIHYQPTDKTVAVLRSLMQSAECLKALGDVNIHVALIGSSFADNALGKQGKRDGGASDVELCIMHPTMTRGRMVVGNIVSVFGYLMKHSSSCLIYYFKEKLIKAAEEACQAATALAAHRTLIQEDCVSKISQEGTSCLSELNAREKGQRCHETNSQTEVETDDTIVDTDEVRQKRLLALSEQAESSKRQRRVPDEGNDGDDSETVTLKTF from the exons ATGAGGTTGCAGAGTCATGAAGACTGCAGTCCCGTACTTATAATTCATTATCAGCCTACAGATAAAACAGTTGCTGTGTTAAG GTCCCTCATGCAGTCTGCTGAATGCCTGAAGGCATTGGGTGATGTTAATATTCATGTGGCTTTAATAGGCAGCTCATTTGCAGACAATG CTTTAGGAAAACAAGGTAAAAGGGATGGAGGGGCATCTGATGTGGAACTCTGCATCATGCATCCTACCATGACCCGCGGCAGGATGGTTGTTGGCAACATTGtttcag tgtttggatatctgatgaaacactcttcctcgtgtttgatatattacttcaagGAGAAGCTGATAAAAGCAGCAGAAGAAGCCTGCCAAGCAGCAACAGCTTTGGCAGCTCACAG GACACTCATACAAGAGGACTGTGTTTCGAAAATAAGCCAAGAAGGGACATCGTGTCTGTCT gAACTCAATGCCAGAGAAAAAGGTCAACGGTGCCATGAGACAAATTCCCAG ACTGAGGTTGAAACTGATGACACTATTGTGGACACCGATGAG GTTCGACAAAAGAGACTTCTGGCTTTGAGTGAACAG GCTGAGTCCTCTAAACGCCAACGGAGAGTGCCAGATGAAGGCAACGATGGCGATGATAGTGAAACA GTGACCTTGAAGACATTTTAA